From Methylobacterium radiodurans, a single genomic window includes:
- a CDS encoding peptidylprolyl isomerase, with the protein MLQNIRDASQHWLGKIVLTIIFTLLIAGVGIFGVEEFFRGGSSTTVATVGKTQIGAEAVRSAYQNQLQRFQAQFRRNITPDQARALGIERQVLQQLVTEAALDQKTSDLGLAVSDAAVLRAIQDEKSFQNAEGRFDRALFYQTLQRAGLNEQLFVREQRAVIARLQLAEAVSADLPVPQAMREAVHRYSTERRAAAYLILTPSVAGDIPAPSEDDLKAYYEANKAAYRAPETRAVNLLVLDPEALAKPDAVSAEEVQKIYDAQKGTFGKPERRTIRQIVFPDEASAEEARKAIESGEKSFEAVAKERGTDDKDLVLGTLTKAELFDPAVAEAAFGLEQGKVSQPVKGRFGTVLLDVTTIEPGTVKPLSEVEGEIRRQVALTRAREGIDKTHDAVEDERASAKPLADIAKERGLALVAVPAVDAQGRDPAGEKVAGVPEADTTLPAVFRAEIGGDNEPLRTKNGGYVWYDVTKVDAAHDKPLDAVRDAVAAGWRSAEVEKRLQAKGRELAERLDKGETIEALATEAGLNPHTAEDIARNQPKDQLTADVVARVFATNVGKAGSAQSGENRAVFKVTQATMPAYVPGSPSDKTVEGNFRTAIADDVLGAYIAEVQKSAGVSVNQAALRRAIGGEY; encoded by the coding sequence ATGCTCCAGAACATTCGCGACGCCAGCCAGCACTGGCTCGGCAAGATCGTCCTGACGATCATCTTCACCCTGCTGATCGCGGGCGTGGGCATCTTCGGCGTCGAGGAGTTCTTCCGCGGCGGCTCCAGCACCACGGTCGCCACCGTCGGCAAGACGCAGATCGGCGCTGAAGCCGTGCGCAGCGCCTACCAGAACCAGCTCCAGCGCTTCCAGGCGCAGTTCCGCCGCAACATCACGCCGGACCAGGCCCGCGCGCTCGGCATCGAGCGGCAGGTGCTGCAGCAGCTCGTCACCGAGGCCGCCCTCGACCAGAAGACGAGCGACCTCGGCCTCGCCGTGTCCGACGCCGCCGTGCTCCGGGCGATCCAGGACGAGAAGAGCTTCCAGAACGCGGAAGGCCGCTTCGACCGGGCGCTGTTCTACCAGACCCTGCAGCGGGCGGGCCTCAACGAGCAGCTCTTCGTGCGCGAGCAGCGGGCCGTCATCGCCCGGCTGCAGCTCGCCGAGGCAGTCTCGGCGGATCTGCCCGTGCCCCAGGCGATGCGGGAAGCCGTGCACCGCTACAGCACGGAGCGGCGCGCGGCCGCCTACCTCATCCTCACCCCCTCGGTGGCGGGCGACATCCCAGCCCCGAGCGAGGATGATCTGAAGGCCTATTACGAGGCCAACAAGGCGGCCTACCGCGCACCCGAGACCCGCGCCGTGAACCTCCTGGTGCTCGACCCCGAGGCGCTGGCCAAGCCCGACGCCGTCTCGGCCGAGGAGGTGCAGAAGATCTACGACGCCCAGAAGGGCACGTTCGGCAAGCCGGAGCGCCGCACCATCCGGCAGATCGTCTTCCCCGACGAGGCTTCGGCCGAGGAGGCCCGCAAGGCGATCGAGTCGGGCGAGAAGAGCTTCGAGGCGGTGGCCAAGGAACGCGGCACCGACGACAAGGATCTGGTGCTGGGCACCCTGACCAAGGCCGAGCTGTTCGACCCGGCGGTGGCCGAGGCGGCCTTCGGGCTGGAGCAGGGCAAGGTCAGCCAGCCGGTGAAGGGCCGCTTCGGCACGGTGCTCCTCGACGTGACGACGATCGAGCCCGGCACGGTGAAGCCGCTCAGCGAGGTCGAGGGCGAGATCCGCCGTCAGGTCGCCCTGACCCGGGCGCGCGAGGGCATCGACAAGACCCACGACGCCGTCGAGGACGAGCGCGCGAGCGCCAAGCCGCTCGCCGACATCGCGAAGGAGCGCGGTCTCGCTCTCGTCGCCGTGCCGGCCGTCGACGCGCAGGGCCGCGACCCGGCGGGCGAGAAGGTCGCAGGCGTCCCGGAGGCCGACACGACGCTGCCGGCCGTGTTCCGCGCCGAGATCGGCGGCGACAACGAGCCCCTGCGCACGAAGAACGGCGGTTACGTCTGGTACGACGTCACGAAGGTCGACGCCGCCCACGACAAGCCCCTCGACGCGGTCCGCGATGCGGTCGCCGCCGGCTGGCGGAGCGCCGAGGTCGAGAAGCGCCTCCAGGCCAAGGGCCGGGAACTGGCCGAGCGCCTCGACAAGGGTGAGACCATCGAGGCGCTGGCCACGGAGGCCGGCCTGAACCCACACACGGCCGAGGACATCGCTCGCAACCAGCCGAAGGACCAGCTCACCGCCGACGTGGTGGCTCGCGTCTTCGCCACGAATGTCGGCAAGGCGGGCTCGGCCCAGTCCGGCGAGAACCGGGCCGTGTTCAAGGTCACGCAGGCGACGATGCCGGCCTACGTGCCGGGCAGCCCGAGCGACAAAACCGTGGAGGGCAACTTCCGCACGGCGATCGCCGACGACGTGCTCGGCGCCTACATCGCCGAGGTGCAGAAGAGCGCGGGCGTCAGCGTCAACCAGGCGGCGCTCCGCCGGGCGATCGGCGGCGAGTACTGA
- the trpE gene encoding anthranilate synthase component I yields MSEPSDFDAVRAAYEAGRPTLLSLTLVADLETPVAAFLKLRVGHAGPAFLLESVEGGAVRGRYSMIGLDPDLIWRCRDGRPERTRGPDLARFEPDERAPLASLRALIAESAIAEAGEDKGADLPPMAAGLFGYLGYDMVRAMERLPEPNPDPLGVPDAVMIRPRTMVVFDAVRDLITVVCPVRPAEGVSARAAHEDALARLDRVAAALEGPLPIEARIDLAEVAPPEPVSNTPPDAYAAMVAKAKEYIVAGDIFQVVLSQRFEAPFTLPAFALYRSLRRTNPAPFLCYLDFEAFQVVCSSPEILVRLRDGTVTIRPIAGTRRRGATPAEDRALAEELLADPKERSEHLMLLDLGRNDVGRVSRIGSVRVTDSFFLEYYSQVMHIVSNVEGTLDPAHDALSALAAGFPAGTVSGAPKVRAMEIIDELEREKRGPYGGCIGYFGARGEMDTCIVLRTAIVKDGRMHVQAGAGIVYDSDPASEQQECVNKARALFRAAEEAVRFAAQARRGQ; encoded by the coding sequence ATGTCGGAGCCCAGCGACTTCGACGCCGTCCGGGCGGCCTACGAGGCGGGGCGCCCGACGCTCCTCAGCCTGACGCTGGTGGCGGATCTGGAGACCCCGGTCGCCGCCTTCCTCAAGCTCCGGGTCGGGCATGCCGGCCCGGCCTTCCTGCTCGAATCCGTCGAGGGCGGCGCGGTGCGCGGGCGCTACTCGATGATCGGGCTTGATCCCGACCTGATCTGGCGCTGCCGCGACGGCCGGCCGGAGCGGACGCGCGGGCCTGACCTCGCGCGGTTCGAGCCGGACGAGCGGGCGCCGCTGGCAAGCCTCAGGGCGCTGATCGCCGAGAGCGCGATCGCGGAGGCGGGTGAAGACAAGGGAGCGGACCTGCCGCCGATGGCCGCCGGCCTGTTCGGCTATCTCGGCTACGACATGGTCCGGGCGATGGAGCGGCTGCCCGAGCCCAATCCCGACCCGCTCGGCGTGCCGGACGCGGTGATGATCCGCCCGCGCACCATGGTGGTGTTCGACGCGGTGCGCGACCTCATCACGGTGGTCTGCCCGGTGCGCCCGGCCGAGGGCGTCAGCGCGCGGGCCGCCCACGAGGACGCCCTCGCCCGGCTCGACCGGGTGGCGGCGGCGCTCGAAGGCCCCCTGCCGATCGAGGCGCGGATCGACCTCGCGGAGGTCGCGCCCCCGGAGCCGGTCTCGAACACGCCGCCGGACGCCTACGCGGCGATGGTGGCCAAGGCCAAGGAATACATCGTCGCGGGCGACATCTTCCAGGTGGTGCTCTCGCAGCGCTTCGAGGCGCCCTTCACGCTGCCGGCCTTCGCGCTCTACCGGAGCTTGCGGCGCACGAACCCGGCGCCGTTCCTGTGCTACCTCGATTTCGAGGCCTTCCAGGTGGTCTGCTCCAGCCCCGAGATCCTGGTGCGGCTGCGGGACGGCACGGTGACGATCCGGCCGATCGCCGGCACGCGCCGCCGCGGCGCCACGCCGGCCGAGGACCGTGCGCTCGCCGAGGAGCTTCTGGCCGACCCGAAGGAGCGCTCCGAGCACCTGATGCTGCTCGATCTCGGCCGCAACGATGTCGGCCGGGTCTCCCGCATCGGCAGCGTGCGGGTCACGGACTCGTTCTTCCTCGAGTACTACAGCCAGGTGATGCACATCGTCTCGAACGTCGAGGGCACGCTGGATCCCGCCCACGACGCGCTCTCGGCGCTCGCCGCAGGCTTCCCGGCCGGCACGGTCTCGGGTGCCCCGAAGGTGCGGGCAATGGAGATCATCGACGAGCTGGAGCGCGAGAAGCGCGGGCCCTACGGCGGCTGCATCGGCTATTTCGGCGCCCGCGGCGAGATGGACACCTGCATCGTGCTGCGCACGGCGATCGTGAAGGACGGGCGCATGCACGTCCAGGCGGGAGCGGGCATCGTGTACGATTCGGACCCGGCCTCCGAGCAGCAGGAATGCGTCAACAAGGCGCGTGCCCTGTTCCGGGCGGCGGAGGAGGCGGTGCGCTTCGCCGCGCAGGCCCGGCGGGGACAGTAG
- a CDS encoding DUF983 domain-containing protein, translating to MSASDLPETGAPARTGLIRSMGRGFLGRCPHCGEGRIFGRFLKVRPACESCGLELHHHRADDLPPYLVIFIVAHLVGYLILELEMGYDVPLWFQFSFWPVVTLGLALGLLQPVKGAVVGLQYALGLHGFARLPGVRSATEGGPAIGQSGHGRADLGRA from the coding sequence ATGAGTGCGAGCGATCTTCCCGAGACCGGGGCGCCGGCCCGCACGGGCCTGATCCGATCGATGGGCCGGGGCTTCCTCGGGCGCTGCCCGCATTGCGGGGAAGGCAGGATCTTCGGCCGCTTCCTCAAGGTGCGCCCCGCCTGCGAATCCTGCGGGCTGGAGCTGCACCATCACCGGGCCGACGACCTGCCGCCCTATCTGGTGATCTTCATCGTCGCCCATCTCGTCGGCTACCTGATCCTGGAGCTGGAGATGGGCTACGACGTACCGCTGTGGTTCCAGTTCAGCTTCTGGCCGGTCGTCACGCTCGGGCTGGCGCTCGGGCTGCTCCAGCCGGTGAAGGGCGCGGTGGTCGGACTGCAATACGCCCTTGGCTTGCACGGTTTCGCTAGGCTACCGGGGGTGCGCTCCGCCACGGAGGGAGGCCCAGCCATTGGACAGAGCGGACACGGACGGGCCGATCTCGGCCGCGCCTGA
- a CDS encoding NUDIX hydrolase: MDRADTDGPISAAPEAAEAHATPKLPVRSLRPRDAAALILIDRRRGGPRVLMGRRNPGLAFMPGKFVFPGGRTEPGDRRMPVANALPDYAEAALVRQVTRPPQDLGRVLALAAIRETFEETGLVVGTREYGPPEMVPVGWEAFGRHGVLPDLEALHLVARAITPPKQVRRFDTRFFTAERAAVVVEEPGRIGPEAELVELAWLRLDTARKLDLPFITRMILDELEAQIAVGFAPYRQIPFHYERHGRRERVAL; the protein is encoded by the coding sequence TTGGACAGAGCGGACACGGACGGGCCGATCTCGGCCGCGCCTGAGGCGGCCGAGGCGCACGCGACCCCGAAGCTCCCTGTGCGATCGCTGCGCCCGCGCGATGCCGCCGCGCTGATCCTCATCGACCGCCGCCGGGGCGGCCCCCGCGTGCTGATGGGCCGGCGCAATCCGGGCCTCGCCTTCATGCCGGGCAAGTTCGTGTTCCCGGGTGGCCGCACGGAACCCGGCGACCGGCGCATGCCGGTGGCGAACGCGCTGCCGGACTATGCCGAGGCCGCTCTGGTGCGGCAGGTCACGCGCCCGCCGCAGGATCTCGGCCGGGTGCTGGCGCTCGCCGCCATCCGCGAGACCTTCGAGGAGACGGGCCTCGTCGTCGGCACCCGGGAATACGGGCCACCCGAGATGGTCCCTGTGGGCTGGGAGGCCTTCGGCCGGCACGGCGTGCTGCCGGATCTGGAGGCGCTCCATCTCGTCGCCCGGGCAATCACGCCGCCGAAGCAGGTGCGGCGCTTCGATACCCGTTTCTTCACCGCGGAGCGCGCGGCGGTCGTTGTCGAGGAGCCCGGCCGGATCGGGCCGGAGGCGGAACTCGTCGAACTCGCATGGCTGCGGCTCGACACGGCGCGCAAGCTCGACCTGCCCTTCATCACCCGCATGATCCTCGACGAACTGGAGGCCCAGATCGCGGTCGGTTTCGCGCCGTATCGCCAGATCCCGTTCCATTACGAGCGCCACGGAAGGCGGGAGCGGGTGGCCCTGTAG
- the rpmG gene encoding 50S ribosomal protein L33, with protein sequence MAKAVTVKIKLVSTADTGYFYVTKKNSRTQTEKLTMRKYDPVARKHVDFKEAKIK encoded by the coding sequence ATGGCCAAGGCCGTCACCGTCAAGATCAAGCTCGTCTCCACCGCCGACACGGGCTACTTCTACGTCACCAAGAAGAACTCGCGCACGCAGACCGAGAAGCTGACGATGCGCAAGTACGATCCCGTCGCGCGCAAGCACGTCGACTTCAAGGAAGCCAAGATCAAGTAA
- a CDS encoding LysR family transcriptional regulator has product MIDKLDFLLALAREQHFGHAAEVCGVTQQTLSAGVKQLENRFGVQLVLRGSRFQGFTPEGERVLEWARRIVADARAMQEDISALRKGLTGHLRIAAIPTALPMVASLTTPYRARHPDVRLTVESTTSTDIFSLIENLEADAGLTYLDNEPLGRVIAVPLYRERYRLLTAAGGPYDDRASVTWAEIGRIPLCLLTPNMQNRRIIDQQIRAAGQEPATTLESNSMIVLMTHVRTLRWASVLPAILSDALGPMEGVRAIPITGPVLEHTIGLVAAKREPSTPMVTALVAIARGLTRTLDPTLDGTVYGLPPEL; this is encoded by the coding sequence GTGATCGACAAGCTCGACTTCCTGCTCGCCCTCGCCCGCGAGCAGCATTTCGGCCACGCAGCCGAGGTCTGCGGCGTGACGCAGCAGACCCTCTCGGCCGGGGTGAAGCAGCTCGAGAACCGCTTCGGCGTCCAGCTGGTCCTGCGCGGCTCGCGCTTCCAGGGCTTCACGCCGGAGGGCGAGCGGGTGCTGGAGTGGGCTCGCCGGATCGTGGCCGACGCCCGCGCCATGCAGGAGGACATCTCGGCCCTGCGCAAGGGACTGACCGGGCATCTGCGCATCGCCGCGATCCCGACCGCGCTGCCGATGGTCGCGAGCCTGACGACGCCCTACCGCGCCCGCCACCCTGACGTGCGGCTCACCGTCGAATCGACCACCTCGACTGACATCTTCTCGCTGATCGAGAACCTGGAGGCCGATGCGGGCCTGACCTACCTCGACAACGAGCCGCTGGGCCGGGTCATCGCCGTGCCGCTCTACAGAGAGCGCTACCGCCTGCTGACGGCGGCTGGCGGCCCCTACGACGACCGCGCCTCGGTGACCTGGGCGGAGATCGGCCGCATCCCGCTCTGCCTGCTCACGCCCAACATGCAGAATCGGCGCATCATCGACCAGCAGATCCGCGCCGCCGGCCAGGAGCCCGCGACCACGCTCGAATCGAACTCGATGATCGTGCTGATGACCCATGTGCGCACCCTGCGCTGGGCGAGTGTGCTGCCGGCGATCCTCAGCGACGCGCTCGGGCCCATGGAGGGCGTGCGGGCGATCCCGATAACCGGACCGGTGCTGGAGCACACGATCGGCCTCGTGGCGGCCAAGCGCGAGCCCTCGACCCCGATGGTCACCGCCCTCGTCGCCATCGCGCGCGGGCTGACCCGGACGCTCGACCCGACGCTCGACGGCACGGTCTACGGGCTGCCGCCGGAGCTGTGA
- a CDS encoding PAS domain-containing protein, whose protein sequence is MNIIELVRLFAEPLDVAVVLTDIDLDRPGPTVLYTNPAFLRMSGYDSDEVLGRSPRMLQGPGTSREATRQIQRALRLEGRFTGFLQNYRKDGEAYLCELDVRTVRRRDGTPEAFIAFEREVVRRRGRPARGGGGRYRPIHAAALPLTENFAPLFD, encoded by the coding sequence ATGAACATCATCGAACTCGTCCGCCTGTTCGCGGAGCCGCTCGATGTTGCGGTCGTTCTCACCGATATCGATCTCGATCGCCCCGGGCCGACGGTCCTGTACACCAATCCGGCCTTCCTCCGGATGAGCGGCTACGACTCCGACGAGGTTCTCGGGCGCTCGCCGCGCATGCTGCAGGGGCCGGGCACCAGCCGCGAGGCGACGCGGCAGATCCAGCGGGCGCTGCGCCTCGAAGGCCGCTTCACGGGCTTCCTGCAGAACTACCGCAAGGACGGCGAGGCCTATCTCTGCGAGCTCGACGTGCGCACCGTGCGGCGGCGGGACGGAACGCCGGAAGCCTTCATCGCCTTCGAGCGCGAGGTGGTGCGTCGGCGTGGGCGGCCCGCACGCGGCGGCGGAGGCCGCTACCGGCCGATCCACGCGGCAGCGCTCCCGCTCACGGAGAACTTCGCGCCGCTCTTCGACTGA
- a CDS encoding formate dehydrogenase subunit delta, translating to MSALTQADKLVRMANQIAAFFRSYPEEEAVAGIDKHIRAFWTPKMIAHLENALPEQGDRVDELVVRALSGAEPQADSPVRAATRDPQLLGAGASDAG from the coding sequence ATGAGCGCCCTCACGCAGGCGGACAAGCTCGTCCGCATGGCCAACCAGATCGCCGCCTTCTTCCGGTCCTATCCGGAGGAGGAGGCGGTCGCCGGGATCGACAAGCACATCCGGGCCTTCTGGACGCCGAAGATGATCGCGCATCTGGAGAACGCCCTGCCGGAGCAGGGCGATCGTGTGGACGAGCTTGTGGTCCGGGCCCTCTCGGGGGCGGAGCCGCAGGCTGACAGCCCGGTCCGCGCCGCCACCCGTGACCCGCAGCTCCTGGGCGCGGGCGCCAGCGACGCGGGCTGA
- the fdhF gene encoding formate dehydrogenase subunit alpha — protein MGLIKEIDYGTPIRVNEQTVTLTIDGMSVTVPAGTSVMAAAMNAGTQIPKLCATDSLEPFGSCRLCLVEIEGRRGTPASCTTPAENGMVVHTQSDKLARLRKGVMELYISDHPLDCLTCAANGDCELQTQAGVVGLRDVRYGYEGDNHVRPTSEKYLPKDESNPYFTYDPSKCIVCNRCVRACEEVQGTFALTIAGRGFDSRVAAGPTNFFESECVSCGACVQACPTATLQEKSIHEFGQPEHAEVTTCAYCGVGCSFKAEMQGERVVRMVPYKGGKANEGHSCVKGRFAYGYATHKDRITKPMIREKITDPWREVSWEEAIDRAASEFKRIQATYGRDSVGGITSSRCTNEEAYLVQKLVRAAFGNNNVDTCARVCHSPTGYGLMSTLGTSAGTQDFASVAHSDVILVIGANPTDGHPVFGSRMKKRLREGAKLIVADPRRIDLVKSPHIKADFHLPLKPGSNVAFINSLAHVIVTEGLIDEAYVRERCDLAEFESWARFIADERHSPENQQQFTGLDPEQVRGAARLYAKGGAAGIYYGLGVTEHSQGSTMVMGMANIAMATGNIGMLGAGVNPLRGQNNVQGSCDMGSFPHELPGYRHVSDDATRESFESLWGAKLDNAPGLRITNMLDEAVDGAFKGMYIQGEDIAQSDPDTHHVTAGLMAMECIVVQDLFLNETAKYAHVFLPGASFLEKDGTFTNAERRISRVRKVMAPMGGYGDWEGTVLLSNALGYPMNYSHPSEIMDEIAALTPSFTGVSYAKLDELGSVQWPCNEQAPLGTPMMHVDRFVRGKGRFMITEFVPTEERTGAKFPLILTTGRILSQYNVGAQTRRTHNSRWHEEDVLEIHPFDAELRGIVDGDLVSLESRSGDIALKARVSERMQPGVVYTTFHHAKTGANVITTDYSDWATNCPEYKVTAVQVRRTNRPSDWQAKFYEEDFSLTRIAQSLKAAE, from the coding sequence ATGGGCCTGATCAAGGAAATCGACTACGGCACGCCGATCCGCGTCAACGAGCAGACGGTGACGCTGACCATCGACGGCATGTCCGTCACGGTGCCGGCCGGCACCTCGGTGATGGCGGCCGCGATGAATGCGGGCACGCAGATCCCGAAGCTCTGCGCCACGGACTCGCTGGAGCCCTTCGGCTCCTGTCGCCTCTGCCTCGTCGAGATCGAGGGGCGGCGCGGCACGCCTGCCTCCTGCACCACGCCTGCCGAGAACGGCATGGTGGTGCACACGCAGTCGGACAAGCTCGCGCGACTCCGCAAGGGCGTGATGGAGCTCTACATCTCCGATCACCCGCTCGACTGCCTGACCTGCGCGGCCAACGGCGATTGCGAGCTGCAGACCCAGGCCGGCGTCGTGGGCCTGCGCGACGTGCGCTACGGCTACGAGGGCGACAACCACGTCCGGCCGACCTCCGAGAAATACCTGCCCAAGGACGAGTCGAACCCCTACTTCACCTACGACCCGTCGAAGTGCATCGTCTGCAACCGCTGCGTCCGCGCCTGCGAGGAGGTGCAGGGCACCTTCGCGCTGACCATCGCGGGCCGCGGCTTCGATAGCCGGGTCGCTGCCGGTCCCACGAACTTCTTCGAGTCCGAGTGCGTCTCCTGCGGCGCCTGCGTGCAGGCCTGCCCGACCGCGACGCTCCAGGAGAAGTCGATCCACGAGTTCGGCCAGCCCGAGCACGCGGAGGTCACGACCTGCGCCTATTGCGGCGTCGGCTGCTCGTTCAAGGCCGAGATGCAGGGCGAGCGGGTCGTCCGCATGGTGCCCTACAAGGGCGGCAAGGCCAACGAGGGCCATAGCTGCGTCAAGGGCCGCTTCGCCTACGGCTACGCCACCCACAAGGACCGCATCACCAAGCCGATGATCCGCGAGAAGATCACGGATCCGTGGCGCGAGGTCTCCTGGGAGGAGGCGATCGACCGCGCGGCCTCCGAGTTCAAGCGCATCCAGGCCACCTACGGCCGGGACTCGGTCGGCGGCATCACCTCGTCGCGCTGCACCAACGAGGAGGCCTACCTCGTCCAGAAGCTCGTGCGCGCGGCGTTTGGCAACAACAACGTCGATACCTGCGCCCGCGTCTGCCACTCGCCCACCGGCTACGGCCTGATGTCGACGCTGGGTACCTCAGCCGGCACGCAGGACTTCGCCTCCGTGGCCCATTCCGACGTGATCCTGGTGATCGGCGCCAACCCGACCGACGGCCACCCGGTCTTCGGCTCGCGCATGAAGAAGCGCCTGCGCGAGGGCGCCAAGCTCATCGTCGCCGACCCGCGCAGGATCGACCTCGTGAAGTCGCCCCACATCAAGGCGGACTTCCACCTGCCCCTGAAGCCCGGCTCCAACGTCGCCTTCATCAACTCGCTGGCGCACGTCATCGTCACCGAGGGGCTGATCGACGAGGCCTATGTCCGCGAGCGCTGCGATCTGGCCGAGTTCGAGTCCTGGGCCCGCTTCATCGCCGACGAGCGCCACTCGCCGGAGAACCAACAGCAATTCACCGGGCTCGATCCCGAGCAGGTGCGCGGCGCGGCGCGGCTCTACGCCAAGGGCGGCGCGGCCGGCATCTACTACGGCCTCGGCGTCACCGAGCACAGCCAGGGCTCGACCATGGTGATGGGCATGGCCAACATCGCCATGGCCACCGGTAATATCGGCATGCTGGGTGCGGGCGTGAACCCGCTGCGCGGCCAGAACAACGTGCAGGGCTCCTGCGACATGGGCTCGTTCCCGCACGAGCTGCCGGGCTACCGCCACGTCTCGGACGACGCCACCCGCGAGAGCTTCGAGTCCCTCTGGGGCGCCAAGCTCGACAACGCGCCGGGACTGCGCATCACCAACATGCTGGACGAGGCCGTCGATGGCGCCTTCAAGGGCATGTACATCCAGGGCGAGGACATCGCGCAGTCCGACCCCGACACGCACCACGTCACCGCCGGCCTGATGGCGATGGAGTGCATCGTCGTGCAGGACCTGTTCCTGAACGAGACCGCCAAGTACGCCCACGTCTTCCTGCCGGGCGCCTCGTTCCTGGAGAAGGACGGCACCTTCACCAACGCCGAGCGCCGCATCTCGCGCGTCCGCAAGGTCATGGCCCCGATGGGCGGCTACGGCGACTGGGAGGGCACGGTGCTGCTCTCGAACGCGCTCGGCTACCCGATGAACTACTCGCACCCGTCCGAGATCATGGACGAGATCGCGGCGCTCACCCCGAGCTTCACTGGCGTGTCCTACGCCAAGCTCGACGAGCTGGGCTCTGTGCAGTGGCCCTGCAACGAGCAGGCGCCGCTCGGCACCCCTATGATGCACGTGGACCGCTTCGTCCGCGGCAAGGGCCGGTTCATGATCACCGAGTTCGTGCCGACCGAGGAGCGCACGGGGGCGAAGTTCCCGCTCATCCTCACCACGGGCCGCATCCTCTCCCAGTACAATGTCGGCGCGCAGACGAGGCGCACCCACAATTCGCGCTGGCACGAGGAGGACGTGCTGGAGATCCACCCCTTCGACGCGGAGCTTCGCGGCATCGTGGACGGCGATCTCGTCTCCCTGGAGAGCCGCTCGGGCGACATCGCGCTGAAGGCCCGGGTCTCCGAGCGGATGCAGCCGGGCGTGGTCTACACCACCTTCCACCACGCCAAGACCGGCGCCAACGTCATCACCACGGACTACTCGGACTGGGCGACCAACTGCCCCGAGTACAAGGTGACGGCGGTGCAGGTGCGGCGCACCAACCGGCCCTCCGACTGGCAGGCGAAGTTCTACGAGGAGGATTTCTCGCTGACGCGCATCGCCCAGTCTCTGAAGGCGGCGGAGTAA